The Paraburkholderia megapolitana genomic sequence AGACCGAACACGACGAGACCGAGCAGCGCCGCGATGACGATGCCGCGATTCGTCGACAGCAGCCCTGCTACGCCGGTTACCAGCACGATCGCGTAGCAGCGCACTTCGAGCGGTAACGTCCAGAGCGGCGCGCACACATCGGGGCCGAAGCGGTTGTGCTCGAACACGCCCGGCAGCACCCAGCCGCGTTTCAGAACGAGCGTCGAGAAGTTGTCGAGATTCGCCCACGTCGCGTGCAGATGAAAGTACGTGGACAGCGGTAGCGCCGTGAATAGCGGCCCGATTGCAAACACCGCAAACAGCGAGCCGGCTGCGACCGCGGGCCAGATCCGCGCGATCCGCAACACGACGAAGCGCAGCGCCGAGCGCTGCCGTACGAAGCTCGTCGTGACGAGCATCCCGCTCAACAGGAAGAATGCGTAGACACCGAAACTGCCTGCGCCGTCGAATCCAAGCGATGCCGCGATCGGGTCGTGCGTGCCATCTCGGGACTGGATCAGGAACGAATGGGAATACACCACGGCAATGGCGGCACACAGGCGCACGAGATCGAAATTATTCCCGTTGCGCGACAGCGAATGCGAAAGCAGATTCATCGCGATGGCGAATGTCGAAGGTTGATTGCTGATGCGCAGTGGCTGGACAGGCAGGCCGGCGAACCTCGCGGTACCGGGCGAACGATGCGGCCACAATGCGTCAAATGCGCTACCGCGACGGTGCGCTCACCCACAATTGCGTCGATGCAGCGGTTTCTCGCGCCAGCGGCGGAAGGCCCGGTAAGGGTGGCCAGGCGGGTCCGGATATCGCCGCCACAGGACTGCCCGGCCAAAGTTCTGGTAATTTGTTCCGCAGGCGGACTGGAATCGCGGCGCGGCGCCCCCATACTGTTGGTTGTGGGCGCGCGTAGGCCGCTTCCGTGCGTGGGCTGGTCGCCCGTCGGCTCCTGCGGCGCGGCCTTAGCACCGCTTGTTGCACCGATTACCGTCGCACCCGTCGCACCGCTTGCTCCACCCTGCAGTACCCGCTTCACCTATTTCGCTTGTCCTTTTTCCCGCGTCAGACAGGAAGCACCATGTCCCAAACTCAATCGACATCCGCCAATCCGCTCCTTGACTTCTCCGATCTGCCGCGTTTCGGCGAAATCCGACCCGAACATGTGACACCCGCGCTCGACGTGCTGCTTGCCAATGCCAGCGCTGCCGTCGAGCGCGCCAGCGCGCCCGTGACGCCCGCCTCATGGGTCGATATCGTCGAGCCCGTCGAACACGCTACCGAGCCGCTTTCGCGTGCATGGGGCGTCGTCGGCCATCTGAACGCGGTCGCCGACACGCCCGAACTGCGCGCCGCCTACGGCGAGAACCTGCAACGCGTGACCGAGTTCTGGTCGAGCGTCGGGCAGAATCTCGCGCTTTACGAAAAATACAAGGCGATCGCGGCGAGCGGCGATTTCCCGACGCTGACCGGCGAGCGCCGGAAAATTCTCGATAACGCGTTGCGCGATTTCCGCCTGTCGGGAGCCGAATTGCCCGAAGACCAGAAGCCGCATTTCGCCGAGTTGCAGGAGCGCCAGGCCGCGCTATCGAAGGCGTTTTCGGATCATGTGCTCGACGCGACCAACGCGTACGCCTACGTCGTCACGAACGAAACCGAACTCGCCGGCCTGCCCGAAGACGTGGTCGCCGCAGCGCGCGAAGCCGCCGAGCGCGACGGCAAGGAAGGCTGGAAATTTACGCTGCACTTTCCGTCCTACTTCCCCGTGATGCAGTACTCCGAAAACCGCGCAATGCGCGAGGCGATGTACCGCGCGTACGTGACGCGCGCATCGGAACTCGGCGCGGCGTACGGCGGCGGCAAGTCCGAGTGGGACAACACCGCGAACCTCGCCGAGCAATTGACGCTGCGCGCCGAAGAAGCGCACATGCTCGGCTACCGGAACTTCGCCGAAGTGTCGCTGGCACCGAAGATGGCCGAGTCGCCGGAACAGGTGATGGCGTTCCTCGAAGACCTCGCCACGCGCGCACGGCCGCACGCCGAACAGGACTGGAAAGAGCTGCGCGAATTCGCCGCCAGCGAACTGGGCCTGAGCGACCTGCAACCGTGGGACATGACCTTCGCGTCCGAGCGTCTGCGCCAGCAGCGCTACGCGTTCTCGGAGAACGAGGTCAAGCAGTACTTCCCTGAAGATGCCGTGTTCAGGGGGCTCTTCAAGGTGATCGAGACGCTGTTCGACGTGCGCATCCGGCCCGACGACGCGACTGTGTGGCATCCGGACGTGCGTTTCTTCCGCGTCGAGAACCAGGACGGCGGCCTCGTCGCACAGTTCTATCTCGACCTCTATGCACGCGAAGGCAAACGCGGCGGCGCGTGGATGGACGATGCGCGCGCACGTCACAAGCTCGCGCACGGCGGAGTGCAAACGCCGGTCGCGTACCTGACCTGCAACTTCTCGGCACCGGTCGGCGGCAAGCCGGCTTGCTTCACGCACGACGAAGTGATCACGCTGTTCCATGAAACCGGCCACGGTCTGCATCACATGCTGACGCGCGTCGACGAACTGGGCGTATCGGGTATCAATGGTGTCGAGTGGGATGCGGTTGAATTACCGTCGCAGTTCATGGAGAACTTCTGCTGGGAATGGGACGTGCTGTCCGACATGACCTCGCATGTCGACACGGCGAAACCGTTGCCGCGCGACCTGTTCGACAAGATGCTCGCCGCGAAGAACTTCCAGAGCGGACTTGGCACGGCGCGCCAGATCGTGTTCTCGATGTTCGACATGCGCCTGCATACTGACTTCAATCCGGCTGGACCGACGAGCGCAAACGATCTCGCACGCGAAATCAACGAGCGCTTCCACGTGATCCCGCAGGCGTCGTTCTCGCGCTGGCCCAACACGTTCAGCCACATCTTCGCGGGCGGCTATGCGGCGGGCTACTACAGCTACAAGTGGGCCGAAGTGCTGTCCGCCGATGCGTATGCGGCGTTCGAGGAAGCCGCGCACGCGTCGAACGGCAGCGTGCTCGACGTGGCGACCGGTACGCGCTATCGCAAGGAGATTCTCGAAGTGGGCGGCAGCCGGCCCGCGATGGAATCGTTCAAGGCATTCCGCGGCCGCGAGCCGGATATCGATGCGCTGCTGCGGCACAACGGGATGGCGCCTGACGCGGCGCATTGAATGCGCGTTGCTTTGTGCAGCGAAGCCTGAAC encodes the following:
- a CDS encoding acyltransferase family protein codes for the protein MNLLSHSLSRNGNNFDLVRLCAAIAVVYSHSFLIQSRDGTHDPIAASLGFDGAGSFGVYAFFLLSGMLVTTSFVRQRSALRFVVLRIARIWPAVAAGSLFAVFAIGPLFTALPLSTYFHLHATWANLDNFSTLVLKRGWVLPGVFEHNRFGPDVCAPLWTLPLEVRCYAIVLVTGVAGLLSTNRGIVIAALLGLVVFGLHVHLDPLQIGLRDFTEKPGGYSFWPEPFFMLGMLLVGLRERVRIDGIAALGLIGVFLVFHDTAAAQSLFYLAFVYAVLWVGTTPLLRRWVPRHDYSYGIYLYGFAIQQCVAAVAPQLDHVAALAVAAPLIVICAMLSWHGVERPALAWCRRHVARQGTRVNGAGGTHNAIASRDTALN
- a CDS encoding M3 family metallopeptidase; translation: MSQTQSTSANPLLDFSDLPRFGEIRPEHVTPALDVLLANASAAVERASAPVTPASWVDIVEPVEHATEPLSRAWGVVGHLNAVADTPELRAAYGENLQRVTEFWSSVGQNLALYEKYKAIAASGDFPTLTGERRKILDNALRDFRLSGAELPEDQKPHFAELQERQAALSKAFSDHVLDATNAYAYVVTNETELAGLPEDVVAAAREAAERDGKEGWKFTLHFPSYFPVMQYSENRAMREAMYRAYVTRASELGAAYGGGKSEWDNTANLAEQLTLRAEEAHMLGYRNFAEVSLAPKMAESPEQVMAFLEDLATRARPHAEQDWKELREFAASELGLSDLQPWDMTFASERLRQQRYAFSENEVKQYFPEDAVFRGLFKVIETLFDVRIRPDDATVWHPDVRFFRVENQDGGLVAQFYLDLYAREGKRGGAWMDDARARHKLAHGGVQTPVAYLTCNFSAPVGGKPACFTHDEVITLFHETGHGLHHMLTRVDELGVSGINGVEWDAVELPSQFMENFCWEWDVLSDMTSHVDTAKPLPRDLFDKMLAAKNFQSGLGTARQIVFSMFDMRLHTDFNPAGPTSANDLAREINERFHVIPQASFSRWPNTFSHIFAGGYAAGYYSYKWAEVLSADAYAAFEEAAHASNGSVLDVATGTRYRKEILEVGGSRPAMESFKAFRGREPDIDALLRHNGMAPDAAH